The window TCGTCCCGCGGCGCGGACGCGTTGAACTTGTCCTTGTCCTTCAGCGGGTTGACGACCTCGTTCACCAGCGGCATGCCGAGGCGGGAGACCTGCGAGAAGTAGCCCTTGGCGTTCTTGCGCTGGGTCGTCGACCAGATGCCGACGATCGGCTGCTCGTGCGACTCGGCGAGGAAGCTGTTGGGGACCTGCAGGGCGATCGAGTTGACGTTGTAGCCCTTGAGCGTGTCGTTGCCGACCTCGGAGAGGTTCCCGCCGTACAGCAGGTCGAAGACCCTCAGGTCCAGGAAGAACGGGTCGTCGGCCTGCCCGGCGAAGGTCTGGGCGCCGCCGGCGAGCTTGTGGATCGCCTGCTTGCGCAGGGTGTTGTAGTCCGGCATCGACGCCTTGCCGACGTTCGACGGCGCCACCGGCACGTCGTCGGCGACCTTGGTCTTCGACACCGCCTTCAGATCGCGCAGCTTGATCAGCTCGAGGTCGTACGTCTGCGTGATGTTGAGGTCGGGGTCGTCGAGGCTCTCGACCGGACCCGTGTTGTAGAGGAACGTCTTGTCGTTCTTCGTGTGCGTCTTGAACGTGTAGCGGAACAGCAGGTCTTCCTGCGCGTCACCGTCGCTGTCGATGCGCAGGTCGTACTGGGCGTCCTCGGCGAACGTGAAGAAGTTGGGCCCGCCGGCCGGTTCCTCGAAGGGGATCCAGTTCGCGATGATGGTCGTCGTGTCCGGCTTGTCCGGGCTGACGAAGGCGTACACGTCGGTGTTGTCGAACTGCGGGGTCCCCGAGATCAGCGGGGCCTCGCGGTGACTGGAGGCGGAGGCCTCCTCAGGTGCCAGCGCGGTCACACCGGCGGCGGCGAGGCCGCCGGATGCCAGCGCACCACAGATCACGGTCGCTATGCTCCGGCGCCCCGCGCCGGTCCTGAAGGTAGGTGTCATGCCGTCCGTCCTCGGTGCCAACTTGCCTGACACACGCCATTCGGAGTGGTCGGCAGAGCGGATTGGTCGAATCTCAAACGTTCTTACGGCGCGACTCAAAAGTTGTTTCATCGCCAGGCGACCCGCGTTTTCGGCGAGTTGATCCGTAACCCCATCCGGAGGTGTGTGCGTTGCGAATACCTCGTGTGAGGGGACAGGCCCGATGCGGCCTCGGAGAGGGGGAACGAGTGGAGGCGGACGAGCTGCTGCTGCTCGTGGCGGGCGGGAACCACCAGGCTTTCGAGGAGCTGTACGGACTGGTGTCCGGCCCGGTGTTCGGCCTGGTACGGCGTGTGGTGCGCGATCCGGCGCAGTCGGAGGAGGTGGCTCAGGAGGTGCTGCTCGAACTGTGGCGGTCCGCCGCGAAGTTCGACCCGGACCGGGGAAGCGCGCTGTCCTGGATCCTCACCCTCGCCCACCGCCGTGCCGTCGACCGGGTGCGCAGCGCCCGCGCGGCGGGGGAGCGCGAGCAGCGCGAGGCCTGGCGCGCCCACTTCCCGGCCTTCGACCAGGTCACCGAGGAGGTGGAGGCGGGACTCGAACGCGAGTGGGTCCGCCGCTGCCTGGACCGTCTCACCGACCTCCAGCGGCAGTCCGTCACCCTCGCCTACTACGAGGGCTACACCTACCGTGAAGTGGCCGAGCGGCTCTCCCTGCCGCTGGGCACCGTCAAGACGCGGATGCGCGACGGGCTGACCCGGATGCGCGAGTGCCTGGGAGGCGTGGCATGAGCCTCTTCCGCCGCGAGGACCCGCACTCGCTCGCCGCGCCCTACGCGCTCGACGCCCTGGAACCCCCGGAGCGGGTCCGCTTCGAGAGGCATATGAAGGACTGCGACCGCTGCGCCGCCGAGGTGCGTGACCTGTCCGAGGACGCCGTCCGGCTCGCCTGGTCCACGGCCGCCCCGGCCCCGGCCGCGATGCGCGACCGCGTCATGGCCGCCGTACGGACGACTCCGCAGGACCCGGTGCCCCAGGAGGCGGTGCGCGAGCCCGCACGCGCGCGTGCGACACAGTTGCCGCCGCACGTGTGGGGCACCCAGCCGCCGCCGCGGCAGCGGACGCGGCGCCGGATCCCGCTGTTCGTGCCCTTCGCCACGGCCACCGCCGCCGCGGCCCTCGTGGTCGCCTCGCTGTTCGCCGTCCAGGCGAACCGGACCCAGGACGAACTGACCGCCGAGCGGGACCGGTCACGTGAGATCGCCCACGTTCTGGCCGCTCCGGACGCACGTGCGAGCAGCGGCCGGGACGCGCGGGGCCGAACCATCGGAGTGATCGCTTCCGCGACGGAGGGGAGTGCGGTGATCACCCTCGGCGGATACAGCACCCCGCCGGGCGGCCGAGTGCACCAGTTGTGGCTCATGCGCCCGGGCGCGCAACCACGCTCCCTGGGGCTCCTGAAAGGCGACACGCCCCTGGTCGCGACACGTCTCGGCTCCTCCGCGACGTCACTGGCCGTAACCGTCGAGCCCGCCGGCGGCTCGCCGCAGCCCACCACGCAGCCCATCGTCCAACTCGCCCTGAAATCTGTCGGATTCGGAGAGTAATCGCAGATACATCGTCAACCCCCTTATGGGGAAGGTGAATCCTGTGACCGCGATACACGAGTGCCCGGGCGGGGCGATAGGGTTAACCTGCCCGGGCCGGGTGGACTCGTACGGGTGGGGAGTGACATGGAACAGATAACAGTGCGCAGCAGGGCGAGGGTCCCTGCGATCACCTGCGGGAGCAGCGCGACCAGTTCGCGCCTCGACCGCCATCTGTCGGTGCTGGGCGGTCCCGCCGTCCCGCAGCGGGAGACGGTCGAGGCGACCTCGCTGATGCGTGAACTGACCGCGCGCCAGCCGCACGACCGCAGTGGCAGGGGAGCGCGTGTACGTCGCGTCTCGCTCTTCGCACCGCTGCGCCGCCTGCGCCGCTCGCTCTTCGGCGGCAGGTAGGGGCCCGCGCTCGGGCGGTCACACCGCCCCTGGCGTCACGCTGCGCACTCGTCGTCCGTCATCCCCACGGCACGCGGCAGCGCCAGGTGTCTCCCGAGCGCGGTACGTCCTCCCCCCTCCCCGATCTATCGCTCCCCGCGTGCGTACTGACGCACGGCCAACGGCACGAAGATCCCGAGCAGTACGGCACACCACATCAGCGACCCCGCGACGGGGTGGGCCACCGGCCAGGCCGCTCCGCCGGGCACCGGCGCGATGGGGGCACCTCCCTGCTCGAGCGAAGCCGAGAGCTTGGGGGAGAACAGGTCCCGCAGGGCCGTCGCGACCGCGCTGATCGGATTCCACTCGGCGACCGTCCGCAGCCACCCGGGCAGTCCCGTCGTCGGGATGTACGCACTGGACAGCAGCGGCAGCAGGAAGGTCGCCCCGCCGAGCTGACCGGCCGCCTCCTCGTTCCGGGTGAGCAGGCCGAGGTAGATCCCGGCCCAGGTGCACGCGAAGCGGAACAGCAGCAACAGTCCGACGGCCCCCGCCGCTTCGAGCGGGCCGCCCTCGATCCGCCAGCCCACCGCGAGTCCGACCAGCAGGAACGGCACCGTCCCGGCGGCTGTGACCACGAGGTCCGCCGCGGCCTGTCCGAGCGGTACGGCCGCCCGGCTCATCGGCAGCGTGCGGAAGCGGTTCGTCACGCCCCGGTGGGTGTCCTGGGCCGCCTGGAACATGCCGGTCATGATGCCGCCCGCGGCGGTCGCCACCAGCAGGCCCGGCACGAGGAACGACCGGTACGCCTCGCCCGGCATCGCCAGCGCGCTGCCGAAGACATAACCGAAGAACAGCAGCATGCTGACCGGCATCGTCTGGGTGATGATCAGCAGCCCCGGGTTGTTCCGCATGCGCCGCAACTGGCGCCCCAGCATCGCGGTCCCGTCGTACGCCAGCGTGCTCATGCGGCAGCCTCCCTCTCCTCGTCGGTGGTCTCGGTCAGGCGCAGGAACACGTCGTCCAGCGTCGGTGGCCGCAGGCTCACGTCGAGCAGCGGTACGCCCGCCGTGTCCAGTGCGCGCACCAGACGCGGGAGGGTGAGGGTCGGGTCCTTGCTGACCGCGCCGACGGCGCCCCGCTCATGGTCGAACGACGGCTGCCCGCCCGTGATCCGGTCGAGCACCTCCGCCGCCCGCACGAGTACGTCCGCGTCCGTCACCACGACCTCGGCGTGCGCCCCGACGAGCGCCTTGAGCTGTGCCGGCGACCCGGTGTGCGCGACCCGGCCCCGGTCCACCAGGGCGATGTCGTCGGCGAGTCGGTCGGCCTCCTCCAGGTACTGGGTGGTGAGGAGCACGGTCGTGCCCTCGGCGGTCAGCTCGCGCACCACGTCCCAGATGAGATTGCGGCTGGCCGGGTCGAGGCCGGTGGTCGGCTCGTCCAGGAACAGCACGTCGGGGCGGCGGATCAGGCTCGCCGCCAGGTCCAGGCGGCGGCGCATGCCGCCCGAGTAGGTGGACGCGGGCCGGTCGGCGGCCTCCGTCAGCCCGAAGCGGTCGAGGAGTTCCGCGGTCCGGCCGGCCGGGCCGCGCACCCGGTGCAGCCGGCCGAACAACCGGAGGTTCTGGCGTCCGGTCAGGTCCCCGTCGATCGAGGTGTCCTGCCCGGTGACACCGATCCGGCTCCGTACGGCGGCGGCCTCGCGGACGAGGTCGTGCCCGGCGACCCGCGCGGAGCCCGCGTCCGGCCGCAGCAGTGTGGTCAGCAGCCGTACGGCCGTGGTCTTGCCCGCCCCGTTCGGCCCGAGGACCCCGCACACCGTGCCCTCGGCCACCGCGAGGTCCAGTCCGCGCACCGCGTGGACCTCCCCGAATCGCTTCTCCAGACCCTCACTAAGTACAGCGTACGTAGAAGTCATGGCTCGACCATAGCGCACTACGTACGCTGTACGTAACTAGGATGGTGGCCGAGGTGATGATCGATGGCGGGCCGAGCGGCCGTACCCGAAGTGATCTGGGCGCGCCCCGAGCGCACCGGCCGTGGGCCGAAACCGGCGTTCACGCGCGCCGGTATCGCGGCGGCGGCGGTGCGGATCGCCGACGCGGAGGGGCTCGACGGGGTGTCCATGCGGCATGTCGCCGCGGCGTTGGGCTGCGGCACGATGTCGCTGTACAACTACGTCCCCCGAAAGGAGGACCTGTACGAGCTGATGGTGGACGCCGTCGGCGCCGAGCACGAGATGTTCGAACCCACGGGCGACTGGCGCGCCGACATGCTCCGCAACGCGGAGGAGACGCGGGCCATCATGTACCGCCACACCTGGGTGCCGCGCCTGATGGCCGGGGTGCACGGCTTCAGCCCCAACACCCTGCGCTACCTGGAGCACTGCCTGGCCTGCCTCGAACCGCTCGACGTCCCGGCCGGTACGAAGACGGAGCTGATCGCGCTGCTCAACGGCATCGTGGCGACCTACACCGCGAACGACATCGCGACCGTCGAACGCACCCGCTCCATGCCGTGGTCCGAGGAGGAGGAGAACGCGGTGCGGATGGCCTATCTGGGCAGCCAGGTGGCCACCGGCGCCTATCCGCGACTCGCCGCTGCCTTCGGGGAGCAGAGCGGGCCGGTCGATCTGAACGCGGTGTTCCGGCGGGCGCTCGAACGCGTCCTGGACGCCTTCGATCCCGCCCTGCGGTAGGAGCCGCGACGCCGGCTCGCGCTAGAGCAGCGCGAGCTGGCCCTCCGGGCCCTCCTCGGGGCCGTCCAGCACCGAGGCCGGGCGGCGGGCCGTCGCCGGGACGGGGAGGAGGCCCGCCTCGCGGAGTTCGGCCGGCGTGATCGGGTCGGGGACCGTCAGGTCGTCCAGGGGGCGCAGTGCGGCCAGCAGGGCGAGGACCGTGATCAGTTCGAGCAGCTCCGACGTCCAGGTCTGCGACCAGGTCGCCGGGCGGATCGCCGCGAGGGTGCCCGGCTCGGCCTCGGTGACACGCGCCGCGAACCACTGTTCCAGGACGCGCACCCCGTCCGCCTCGAAGTCCCAGGCCTCCGGCGGCACCGGGGAGATGCGGCCGTCGCCCAGCAGCAGGGCCTCCTCGTCCCTGTCGTAGTCCAGGGTCAGGGGTCGCGCGGGCAGCGGGGCGCGGACGTAGGGGCGGCGGCCGCCGGGGAGCTTCGGGCGTTCGCCGTCGCGGCGCATCAGCCACAGCAGGCGGTGGCCCAGCTCCACGCCCCGCGCCCACTCGTCGGCGTCACCGGTGAGCGGGACGGTGAGATCCGGGCGAGCCGTGGCCGTGATCCAGGCCAGGACGTCCAGTGGGGCGGGGGCGGCGCCCAGGCGTGAGCCGAGGTGCTCCAGCAGGCCGGGGGCCAGGTTCGGTTCCCGCCCGCCCGGCCGGCGGAACAGCGGGCGGACGCGGCCGGGGCGGAGCAGCGGGAGCAGTGAGGTGACGAGGAGGGGAGGGGCGAGGGCCTCGGGCGCCTCCACCACGAAGACCTGATGCCCGTCCGCCACCCGCCACAGCTCCGGGCGGGCCGCGTCGATCAGCCGCTGGTCGGGGATCAGCCACTGTTCGTCGAAGGGCGCGCGCAGCACGCGCACCGGCTCCGGGCACGGGCCCGAGGCGCGGAGCAGCTTCTCCGTGCCGCCGCTCCGGCCGGGCAGCTGGCCGACCGCCGAGTGCAGCGTGCGCGAGCGGGTCGGCTCGAACAGGGTCTCGCGGTCGGGTCCCTCGGCCTTCACCAAGGCGTCCCAGCGGGCCTTCAGGGACGCCGCGTCGGGGGCCGCCGGCCAGCCCCGGCCGAGCCGCGGCGGTGCGACGGACCACGGCATGAGGTCCGCCAGCGGCGGAGCGTCGTCGTGCGTCACGCAGGGCATCGTACGACGCCCCCGAGGGGCGCGGGGAACCCTGCGAGGGCCCCACCGGCACGCGGGGCGACCGCTACGCGTCCAGGGTCACCGTGAAGGAGAACCGGTCGCCCCGGTACTGGATGACGGCCACGTCCAGCGGCCGGCCGCCGGTGTCGTACGTGATGCCCGTGTAGTGCAGGATCGGGCTGAGCAGCGGCACTTGGAGCAGCTTCGCGGTCTCCGGGTCGGCGAGCCGGGCCTCCACCGTGTCCGTGATGCGGCTGATGTCCACCCCGACGACATCCCGCAGCACCTTGGTCATGGGCCACCGCACGAGGTCGTCCAGGTCGATGCGCGCGGCCAGTTCGGGACGGACGTAGTTCCGCGCATGGTTCGTCGGCTCGCCCGTCTTCTCGTCGCTGCGCAGCCGGTGGTACGTCGAGACCTCCCGCGTCTCCGGGAAGAACTCGGCGAGTTCGCCCGGCACGGGGATCGTGCCGTGGTCCAGCAGTTCGGACGTCATGCCGGACTGCTGGGCCACGATCGCGTCCACCGAGCCGAGCAGCCGGACCGGTGAACCCCGGCGCGCGTGCGGCTCGATGAAGGTGCCCCGCCGGCGATGGCGGGTGATCAGCCCCTCGTCCTCCAGCTCCTTCAGCGCCTGCCGCATGGTCAGCACGCTCACGCCGTAGTGCCCGGCCAACCGCTCCTCGGTGGGCAGGCGCAGCGGGTCCTGGGGCGAGCGGCCGAGGATCGAGGCGCGCAGCGACTGCGACACCTGGTACCAGAGCGGCAGCTTGCGGTTCAGGACGATCGAGTCCGGGGCGAAGGAGGTCACGGGCCATCCGTACCGGTCAGGGGTGCTCAGTGCAAGGGACGGAAGTGCCGCTCCAGGCCCTGCCAGACGTCGTCGTAACGCTGTTGGAGGTGTTCCGCCCGGGCCGCGTGCGGGGTGAGGGTCAGCGGCCAGCGGGTCTCGAACATGAACGCCAGTCCGTCGTCGATCTTCTGGGGCCTCAGCTCGGCGGCGCTGGCCCGGTCGAAGGTCTCCCGGTCCGGGCCGTGCGCCGACATCATGTTGTGCAGCGAACCGCCGCCCGGCACGAAGCCCTCCGCCTTCGCGTCGTACGCGCCCTCGATCAGGCCCATGTACTCGCTCATCACGTTCCGGTGGAAGTACGGCGGCCGGAAGGTGTCCTCGCCCACCAGCCAGCGCGGCGCGAACACCACGAAGTCGACCCCGGCCAGCCCCGGGGTGTCCGACGGGGACGTCAGCACCGTGAAGATCGACGGGTCCGGGTGGTCGTAGGTGATGGTGCCGAGCGCGTTGAAACGGCGCAGGTCGTAGACGTACGGCACATGGTTGCCGTGCCAGGCGACGACATCGAGCGGGGAGTGGTCGTAGGTGGCCGTCCAGAGGTTGCCGCAGAACTTGTTCACCACCTCCACCGGGCCCTCGACGTCCTCGTACGCGGCGACCGGGGCGCGGAAGTCCCGGGGATGGGCGAGGCCGTTCGCGCCGATCGGGCCCAGGTCGGGGAGGCGGAAGGGCGCGCCGTAGTTCTCGCACACATAGCCGCGGGCGGATCCGTCCAGCAGCTCCACACGGAAGCGGACCCCACGGGGGACGAGCGCGACATGGCCCGGCTCCACATGGAGCAGACCGAACTCGGTGCGCAGCAGCAGCCCGCCGCGCTCCGGGACGATCAGCAGCTCGCCGTCGGCGTCGCTGAACACCCGCTCCATCGAGACGTTGGCCGCGTAGAGGTGCACGGCGACGCCGGTGCGCTGGGTGGCGTCGCCGTTGCCGCCCAGCGTCCACAGGCCGGCCAGGAAGTCGGTCTCGGGGGCCGGGTCGGGAAGGGGGTTCCAGCGCAGCCGGTTCGGGTCGGGCACGGTCTGGGTGAAGGGAGCGGTGCGGACCGAGCCGTTGTGGGCCCGGGTGAACGCCGGGTGCGCGGCCGACGGGCGGATCCGGTACAGCCAGGAGCGGCGGTTGTGGGAGCGCGGCTCGGTGAAGGCCGTACCGCTGAGCTGCTCCGCGTACAGCCCGAGCGGGGCCCGCTGCGGCGAGTTGCGGCCCTCGGGCAGCGCGCCCGGGACGGCCTCGGAGCCGTGCTCGTTGCCGAAGCCGGAGAGATAGGTCAGCCCTTCGGCCCTCTTCCGCGCTCCCTCGCGCTCGGACACGCCTGCGCGGGAGGTACCCCCATCGCCCATGATCGCTGCTCCCTTGCCATCCGATTCCTATGGAACACCGTAGGATTGCGTTTTCCGCGACGCAAGAGGGACACGCACCCTCCTCACGACGGATGACCTGAACCCGACTTGAGGACGATCCGCCGGGCCTGGGGCGCGCTCTACGCTCGCGGACATGACGTGGACACGTGGACCTCTCGCCCTGCTCGCGGTCTGCGTCCTGCTGACCGGAGCCGCCGGCTGCGGCTCCGGCCAGGAGCCGGAGCGGGGGAGCGGGGCCTCGCCCACGCCCGTGGGCACGCTCCTGGAGGACCGGGACCCGGAGGGGCGGCCCTACCGTCAGGTGGCCCAGCGGGACGCCCCCGACGTCGGCATCGAGGTGCAGCCCGACGGGGCCGGCGACTGGGACGTCCGGCTGGCCGTCCGGAAGTTCCGCTTCTCGGGGGCGGGTGCGGCGGACGAGGCGGTGGCCGGGCGCGGACTCGCGCACCTCTATGTGGACGGCCGCCTCGTCGCCCGGCTCCGCACCACCGAGTACCGGCTGGCCGCCCACCTCGTGCCGCGCGGCACGCACCACGTCACGGCCCGCCTCTACGCCGACGACGGCACCGCCTGGGCGGTGGACGGGCGGCCCGTGGAGAGCACGGCCGACATCACCGCGTCACAACCCGGCCCGGGCGCGAAGCCGAGCGCGAGCGCCCCGGGGGAAGCGCGGACGCACGCGACGGACGCCCGGCCCCGGATCGGGGGGCGAGGTTCACCCGACCGCGCCGGAAAGGCATCATGAAGCCCGTGCCCCACGCGACATCGCTCCGTCGTGCGCCCGTGCAGCGGCGCAGTGCCGAACGCCTGACCAGGATCCTCGACGCCTGCGCCGACCTCCTCGACGAGGTCGGCTACGACGACCTGAGCACCCGCGCCGTCGCCCAGCGGGCCGGCGTCCCCATCGGCTCGGTCTACCGCTTCTTCGGCAACAAACGCCAGATGGCCGACGCGCTGGCCCAGCGCAACCTCGAGCGGTACTCCGCCCGCGTCACCGAGCGCCTGCGGGAGACGGGCGGCGGGGACTGGCGGGTGGCCATGGACGCCGTGCTCGACGAGTACCTGGAGATGAAGCGCACCGCGCCCGGCTTCTCCCTCGTCGACTTCGGCAACCAGATCCCCGTCGGCGCCCGCCACAGCGAACCCAACCACCGTGTCGCCGACCGCCTCAGCGAACTCCTCTCCGGCTATCTCGACCGTGAGCCCGACGAGGATCTGCGCCGGGTGTTCCTCATCGCCGTCGAGACCGCCGACACACTCGTGCACCTGGCCTTCCGGGTCGCGCCGGACGGAGACCCGAAGGTCATCGAGGAGATGCGGGAGATGCTGCGGGCGTATCTGTCCCGGGTGCTCGACTGACCTGGTGCGTCCTGGACCCGTCGGGCGATCCGGTTCCTCCAGGGCCTCCCCTCCATGCATACCGGTCGGTATGCTCGGGCGCGTTCGTGCGTCACCGTAGCCGCCGCCCCCGGGAGGACCCGTGTCCCGCACCGCCCTGCGTATCTGTCCCCTGTGCGAGGCCACCTGCGGCCTGACCCTCACCATCGAGGGGACGCGCGTCACCCGTGCCCGAGGTGACCGCGACGATGTGTTCAGCGCGGGGTTCGTCTGCCCCAAGGGCGCGTCCTTCGGCGCCGTCGACTCCGACCCCGACCGGTTGCGCACCCCGCTGGTGCGCCGGGACGGCGAACTGCGCGAGGCCACCTGGGAGGAGGCCTTCGACGCCGTCGCCGCCGGCATCCGCCCGGTCGTCGAGCGGTACGGCCCGAACTCCGTCGGCGTCGTCCTCGGCAACCCCAATGTGCACACCATGGCCGGGGCCCTGTACCCGACGCTGCTGCTCGCCGGGCTCGGCACTCGCAGCGTCTTCACCGCCTCCACGGTCGACCAGATGCCCAAGCACGTCTCCAGCGGACTGCTCTACGGCGACGCGAACGCCATCCCCGTGCCCGACCTCGACCACACCGACCATCTGCTCCTGATCGGCGCCAACCCGCTGGAGTCCAACGGCAGTCTGTGCACCGCCCCCGACTTCCCGGGCAAGCTCAAGGCGCTCAAGGCCCGTGGCGGCACCCTCGTCGTCATCGACCCGCGGCGCACCCGGACCGCCAAGCTCGCCGACCGGCACATCGCCGTACGGCCCGGCACCGACGCGCTGCTGCTGGCGGCGATGGCCCAGGTGCTCTACGCCGAGGGCCTCGTCGAGCCCACCCCGCACGTCCAGGGCGTCGAGGAACTGGCCGACGCCCTGGAGGAGTTCACCCCCGAGGCCGTCGCCCCGGCCTGTGACGTCGACGCCGGGCTCATCCGCACCCTCGCCCGTGAACTGGCCGCCGCCCCCACCGCCGCCGTGTACGGCCGCATCGGCAGCTGCACCGTCCCGCACGGCACCCTGGCCAGCTGGCTCGTCGACGTCCTGAACATCCTCACCGGCAACCTCGACCGGCCGGGCGGCGCGCTCTTCCCGCAGGCCGCCACCGACAGGACCCCGCGCCCCGCCGGGCCCGGACGGGGCTTCGCCCTCGGGCGCTGGCACTCCCGGGTGAGCCGGCACCCCGAGGCGAAGGGCGAGCTGCCCCTGTCGGCCCTCGCCGAGGAGATCGACACCGCCACCGAGGAGGGCGAGCCGGTGCGCGCGCTCGTCGCCGTCGCCGCCAACCCCGTCCTGTCCGCGCCCGACGGCGACCGGCTCGACAAGGCGCTCGACTCGCTCGACTTCATGGTCAGCGTCGACCCCTACCTCAACGAGACCTCACGCCACGCCCATGTCGTGCTGCCCCCGCCCCCGCCCTCCCAGAGCCCGCACCACGACTTCGCCTTCAACACCCTCGCCGTCCGCAACCAGGTCCGCTACACCCGCCCCGCGGTCCCGCTGGAACCCGGACGGATGGCGGAGACGGAGATCCTGGCCCGGCTGATCCTCGCCGCGACGGGCATGCACGGGACCGACCCCGCCGCCGTCGACCGGATGGTCATCGACCAGACCCTCGGCAAGGCGGTCACGGAACCCCACTCGCCCGTATACGACCGCGACCCCCGCGACCTCGCCGCACAGCTCACCGGCGACACCGGCCCCGAGCGACGGCTGGACATGATGCTGCGCCTCGGCCCCTACGGCGACGGCTTCGGCGTACGACCGGACGGGCTCACCCTGGAGAAGCTGCTCGCGCATCCGCACGGCATCGACCTCGGCCCGCTGGCCTCCCGGCTCCCGCAGCCGCTGAAGACCCGCAGCGGCCTGGTGGAGCTGCTGCCGGAGCCGATCGCGCGGGACCTGCCCCGCCTTCGCGCGGCCCTGGCAGAACGCCCCGAGGGGCTCGTCCTGGTCGGCCGCCGCCATCTGCGCTCCAACAACAGCTGGATGCACAACGTGCCCGCCCTCACCGGCGGCTCCAACCGCTGCACCCTGCACATCCACCCCGAGGACGCCGAACGGCTGGGCGTCGAGGACGGGGCGCCGGTGCGGGTGAAGGGCGCCGGGGGAGAGGTCACCGCACCCGCCGAGGTCACGGACGCCGTCCGCAAGGGCGTGGTGAGCCTCCCGCACGGCTGGGGCCACAACCGGCCCGGCACCCGCCTCGGCCACGCCTCGACCGACCCCGGCGTCAACGTCAACCAGCTCCTCGACGGCCGGCTGCTCGACCCGCTGTCGGGCAACGCGGTCCTCAACGGAGTGCCCGTCGCATGCGCCCCGGCGGCCGAAAAGCTCATGCCCCTGACCTGAGCAAAGCTGTGACCAGCAGTTTTGCGCTTATTGCTCGCACGTCAACGTCTTGTTAACGCTGCTTGACGGGACCTAACGTCTCGGGAACCGCCGGCCCTGGTGGGATGTTCAAGGGCGAACGTTAGGTATCCACTCATGCTGACCATCCTCGGCTTCGCCATGATCGCGACCTTCCTGGTCCTGATCATGATGAAGAAGATGTCGCCGATCGCGGCGCTCGTGCTGATTCCCGCGCTGTTCTGCGTGTTCGTCGGCAAGGGTGCCCACCTCGGCGACTACGTCCTCGACGGCGTGACCGACCTCGCCCCCACCGCGGCGATGCTCATGTTCGCGATCGTCTACTTCGGTGTGATGATCGACGTCGGTCTCTTCGACCCGATCGTCCGCGGGATCCTCAAATTCTGTAAAGCGGACCCGATGCGGATCGTCGTGGGCACCGCCCTGCTCGCGGCGATCGTCTCGCTGGACGGCGACGGCTCCACCACCTTCATGATCACCGTCTCGGCGATGTACCCGCTGTACAAGCGCCTGAAGATGAGCCTGGTCGTGATGACCGGTGTCGCCGCCATGGCCAACGGCGTGATGAACACCCTCCCCTGGGGCGGCCCGACCGCCCGCGCCGCGACCGCGCTCAAGCTCGACGCCAGCGAGATCTTCGT of the Streptomyces koelreuteriae genome contains:
- a CDS encoding molybdopterin oxidoreductase family protein translates to MSRTALRICPLCEATCGLTLTIEGTRVTRARGDRDDVFSAGFVCPKGASFGAVDSDPDRLRTPLVRRDGELREATWEEAFDAVAAGIRPVVERYGPNSVGVVLGNPNVHTMAGALYPTLLLAGLGTRSVFTASTVDQMPKHVSSGLLYGDANAIPVPDLDHTDHLLLIGANPLESNGSLCTAPDFPGKLKALKARGGTLVVIDPRRTRTAKLADRHIAVRPGTDALLLAAMAQVLYAEGLVEPTPHVQGVEELADALEEFTPEAVAPACDVDAGLIRTLARELAAAPTAAVYGRIGSCTVPHGTLASWLVDVLNILTGNLDRPGGALFPQAATDRTPRPAGPGRGFALGRWHSRVSRHPEAKGELPLSALAEEIDTATEEGEPVRALVAVAANPVLSAPDGDRLDKALDSLDFMVSVDPYLNETSRHAHVVLPPPPPSQSPHHDFAFNTLAVRNQVRYTRPAVPLEPGRMAETEILARLILAATGMHGTDPAAVDRMVIDQTLGKAVTEPHSPVYDRDPRDLAAQLTGDTGPERRLDMMLRLGPYGDGFGVRPDGLTLEKLLAHPHGIDLGPLASRLPQPLKTRSGLVELLPEPIARDLPRLRAALAERPEGLVLVGRRHLRSNNSWMHNVPALTGGSNRCTLHIHPEDAERLGVEDGAPVRVKGAGGEVTAPAEVTDAVRKGVVSLPHGWGHNRPGTRLGHASTDPGVNVNQLLDGRLLDPLSGNAVLNGVPVACAPAAEKLMPLT
- a CDS encoding GntR family transcriptional regulator, which codes for MTSFAPDSIVLNRKLPLWYQVSQSLRASILGRSPQDPLRLPTEERLAGHYGVSVLTMRQALKELEDEGLITRHRRRGTFIEPHARRGSPVRLLGSVDAIVAQQSGMTSELLDHGTIPVPGELAEFFPETREVSTYHRLRSDEKTGEPTNHARNYVRPELAARIDLDDLVRWPMTKVLRDVVGVDISRITDTVEARLADPETAKLLQVPLLSPILHYTGITYDTGGRPLDVAVIQYRGDRFSFTVTLDA
- the hmgA gene encoding homogentisate 1,2-dioxygenase — its product is MGDGGTSRAGVSEREGARKRAEGLTYLSGFGNEHGSEAVPGALPEGRNSPQRAPLGLYAEQLSGTAFTEPRSHNRRSWLYRIRPSAAHPAFTRAHNGSVRTAPFTQTVPDPNRLRWNPLPDPAPETDFLAGLWTLGGNGDATQRTGVAVHLYAANVSMERVFSDADGELLIVPERGGLLLRTEFGLLHVEPGHVALVPRGVRFRVELLDGSARGYVCENYGAPFRLPDLGPIGANGLAHPRDFRAPVAAYEDVEGPVEVVNKFCGNLWTATYDHSPLDVVAWHGNHVPYVYDLRRFNALGTITYDHPDPSIFTVLTSPSDTPGLAGVDFVVFAPRWLVGEDTFRPPYFHRNVMSEYMGLIEGAYDAKAEGFVPGGGSLHNMMSAHGPDRETFDRASAAELRPQKIDDGLAFMFETRWPLTLTPHAARAEHLQQRYDDVWQGLERHFRPLH
- a CDS encoding TetR/AcrR family transcriptional regulator, whose product is MKPVPHATSLRRAPVQRRSAERLTRILDACADLLDEVGYDDLSTRAVAQRAGVPIGSVYRFFGNKRQMADALAQRNLERYSARVTERLRETGGGDWRVAMDAVLDEYLEMKRTAPGFSLVDFGNQIPVGARHSEPNHRVADRLSELLSGYLDREPDEDLRRVFLIAVETADTLVHLAFRVAPDGDPKVIEEMREMLRAYLSRVLD